One Astyanax mexicanus isolate ESR-SI-001 chromosome 3, AstMex3_surface, whole genome shotgun sequence genomic region harbors:
- the il21r.2 gene encoding interleukin 21 receptor, tandem duplicate 2, with amino-acid sequence MMLALGVLSVILSIMQTSKATESKGLTCETDYWLTINCSLDPKTIPNRSEHTSYWLEFHFQDIQDNIKIYNCSLTEKENGYYCRFKAVKLPYFPTFSSALYFAVYLSYLENGLKKSSVLDHKFYPVKHIRPINPHNLTLEVVNRSYHFKWVSGYEEHTYESSLPRLYKFFYHKEQQDTVLSPQFFKTECSIPEHDLEAGIRYVSWVCTEISNQNNDYKGVGSSCSSPITWSTTPTEKVTPDPTAPLLSSIVTVICLGAVALIFMLLCPAARMKIKKVTWVATPSPFFQPLFHNHQGNFKDWVSRGDVQITYSEEISKIDMMTEIRAEEKCLQKFSSTYSSPQYHTPYVSPASEVWAPFQISETQSVGSISCKDLDFLPEEPAVEEPTMLCLTMFEPITVEGLLCMDDLEFSQEDLEPPEPETTAPKPAAFPQNYCTLTNTPTGLIPTLTTGPSGPELTTEASEHALNLQIQENTDELVPLSLDSLQLSMD; translated from the exons GACTCACCTGTGAGACAGATTACTGGCTCACCATCAACTGCTCTCTGGATCCAAAAACCATTCCCAACAGGAGCGAACACACCTCCTACTGGCTGGAGTTTCATTTTCAAGACATACAGGATAACATAAA GATCTATAACTGCTCACTTACTGAAAAAGAGAACGGGTACTACTGCAGATTCAAGGCAGTGAAACTTCCATACTTTCCCACATTTAGTTCTGCTCTATATTTTGCTGTTTACCTTTCCTACCTGGAGAATGGCCTTAAGAAGTCTTCAGTACTGGATCACAAGTTTTATCCAGTTAAACACA TCAGACCAATAAACCCACACAATTTAACCCTGGAAGTGGTGAACAGGAGCTATCACTTTAAGTGGGTGAGTGGATATGAGGAACACACCTACGAATCATCTCTGCCTCGGCTGTACAAATTCTTCTACCACAAAGAACAGCAGGACACT GTATTATCTCCACAGTTTTTTAAAACAGAGTGCAGTATTCCAGAGCATGATCTGGAAGCAGGTATTCGGTACGTTTCTTGGGTCTGCACTGAAATCTCAAATCAAAATAATGATTATAAAGGGGTTGGAAGCAGCTGTAGCTCTCCTATCACGTGGAGCACCACACCCACAG aGAAGGTAACCCCAGACCCCACTGCACCGCTGTTATCCTCCATCGTTACTGTGATTTGTTTGGGGGCAGTGGCGCTCATTTTTATGTTGTTATGCCCTGCTGCAAG AATGAAGATTAAGAAGGTCACTTGGGTGGCGACACCATCTCCATTCTTCCAACCGCTGTTCCATAATCATCAGGGCAACTTCAAG GACTGGGTGTCCAGAGGGGACGTCCAGATAACCTACAGTGAGGAAATTTCAAAGATTGACATGATGACAGAGATCAGAGCTGAAGAAAAGTGCCTGCAGAAGTTCTCCAGTACGTATTCCTCTCCGCAGTATCACACCCCGTACGTCAGCCCCGCCTCAGAGGTCTGGGCCCCGTTCCAAATAAGCGAGACTCAGAGTGTTGGCAGCATCTCCTGTAAAGATCTGGACTTCCTGCCTGAGGAGCCTGCAGTCGAAGAGCCCACCATGCTCTGCCTGACCATGTTCGAACCCATCACCGTCGAGGGGCTCCTGTGTATGGATGACCTGGAGTTCAGCCAGGAGGACCTGGAGCCCCCAGAACCGGAGACCACTGCTCCGAAACCTGCAGCGTTTCCTCAGAACTACTGCACCCTGACCAACACACCCACCGGCCTCATTCCCACACTGACCACCGGACCCAGCGGCCCTGAACTCACAACAGAGGCTTCAGAACATGCTCTGAATCTGCAGATACAGGAGAACACAGACGAACTGGTTCCACTGAGTCTGGACAGTCTGCAGCTCTCTATGGATTAA